From a single Herbiconiux sp. SALV-R1 genomic region:
- a CDS encoding AI-2E family transporter, with protein MFGSKSREPEAQVTQPGSDLQLGGERSVPAVRVNAFRIGLVGGLGVLLAILIGGIVQQLSTVLIYIGVALFLALGLDPLVSWLERRMNRALAIVIVFAAVILIFGGLLFAVIPLIVDQATNFGSQFPQIVSDFTKSDFVTGLQSQIGNFVDIDKAVQDATAFLQDPNNLLALGGGLLAVGSGIASGVTGSVIVLILTLYFLASLRGMKRMTYRFVPANKRASFASLTDDVTGAVGRYVVGQISLAAINGILSLIFLSIIGAPLPALFAFVAFLASLIPLVGTLSGAVIITLVCLFASPLTALAAGIYYLIYMQVEAYFLSPRIMNRAVSVPGSIVVIAAIAGGTLGSVLGALVAIPIAASAIIIVQKVVFPKQDAKV; from the coding sequence GTGTTCGGCAGCAAGTCACGTGAGCCGGAGGCACAGGTCACGCAGCCCGGGTCAGACCTGCAACTCGGCGGTGAGCGCAGCGTTCCCGCAGTGCGGGTGAACGCCTTCCGCATCGGCCTCGTGGGAGGGCTGGGTGTTCTGCTCGCCATCCTCATCGGCGGCATCGTGCAGCAGCTCAGCACCGTGCTCATCTACATCGGCGTCGCCCTGTTCCTCGCCCTCGGCCTCGACCCCCTCGTGTCGTGGCTCGAGCGGCGCATGAACCGCGCGCTCGCCATCGTGATCGTGTTCGCCGCCGTCATCCTCATCTTCGGCGGCCTGCTGTTCGCCGTCATCCCGCTCATCGTCGACCAGGCCACGAACTTCGGCTCGCAGTTCCCGCAGATCGTGAGCGACTTCACCAAGAGCGACTTCGTCACGGGGTTGCAGAGTCAGATCGGCAACTTCGTCGACATCGACAAGGCGGTTCAAGACGCCACGGCCTTCCTGCAAGACCCGAACAACCTCCTCGCCCTCGGCGGAGGGCTGCTCGCCGTCGGGTCGGGCATTGCCTCGGGCGTCACGGGCTCGGTGATCGTGCTCATCCTCACCCTGTACTTCCTCGCCTCGCTCCGCGGCATGAAGCGCATGACCTACCGCTTCGTGCCCGCCAACAAGCGCGCCTCCTTCGCCTCGCTCACCGACGACGTCACGGGTGCCGTCGGTCGCTACGTCGTGGGGCAGATCAGCCTCGCCGCCATCAACGGCATCCTCAGCCTCATCTTCCTGTCGATCATCGGCGCTCCGCTGCCGGCCCTGTTCGCCTTCGTCGCGTTCCTGGCCTCCCTCATCCCGCTCGTCGGCACGTTGAGCGGCGCGGTCATCATCACTCTCGTGTGCCTGTTCGCCTCACCGCTCACGGCCCTCGCCGCCGGCATCTACTACCTCATCTACATGCAGGTGGAGGCCTACTTCCTGAGCCCCCGCATCATGAACCGGGCGGTCTCCGTGCCGGGGTCGATCGTCGTGATCGCAGCCATCGCGGGCGGCACCCTGGGCTCCGTGCTCGGCGCCCTGGTGGCGATCCCCATCGCCGCGTCGGCGATCATCATCGTGCAGAAGGTCGTCTTCCCGAAGCAAGACGCCAAGGTCTGA
- a CDS encoding Dps family protein, producing the protein MTSTIERHVEVPSDGGAKSTRRQNAERGFVAPKVLTESLQRVLVDLVELHIQGKQAHWNVVGKNFRDLHLHLDEIIDDAREFSDTVAERLRALHAVPDGRSDTVAATTTLPEYPNGEIDTAETVDLITARLEAAVGTIREVHDDVDEADPTSADVLHAIIERLEQHAWMVSAENRTPSRSK; encoded by the coding sequence ATGACCTCCACAATCGAACGTCACGTCGAGGTTCCGAGCGACGGCGGCGCCAAGTCGACCCGCCGCCAGAACGCCGAGCGCGGCTTCGTCGCCCCGAAGGTGCTCACCGAGTCGCTGCAGCGTGTGCTGGTCGACCTGGTCGAGCTGCACATCCAGGGCAAGCAGGCGCACTGGAACGTGGTGGGCAAGAACTTCCGCGACCTCCACCTGCACCTCGACGAGATCATTGACGACGCCCGCGAATTCAGCGACACCGTCGCCGAGCGCCTGCGCGCACTGCACGCGGTGCCCGACGGCCGCAGCGACACCGTCGCGGCGACCACGACGCTACCCGAGTACCCGAACGGCGAGATCGACACCGCCGAGACCGTCGACCTCATCACGGCGCGTCTCGAGGCGGCCGTAGGCACCATCCGCGAGGTGCACGACGATGTCGACGAGGCCGACCCCACGAGCGCCGACGTGCTGCACGCCATCATCGAGCGTCTCGAGCAGCACGCCTGGATGGTCAGCGCCGAGAACCGCACGCCATCGCGCTCGAAGTAG
- a CDS encoding PaaI family thioesterase produces the protein MSEDAAHRSRVVEWDDPVAGARQSATMSGIDYLGALVRGEISAPPMAKLMGMTLTEVSEGRAVFRCTPDESHYNTLGIVHGGLVCTLLDSAVGCAVQTTLAAGLGYTSIELKVSYLRPLNRDSGEITCVGTVVKPGRRVAFAEGVVTDASGAVIATASSSLLVFPVEA, from the coding sequence ATGAGCGAAGATGCTGCGCACCGGAGCCGTGTCGTCGAGTGGGATGACCCCGTGGCGGGGGCACGTCAGAGCGCGACTATGTCGGGAATCGACTACCTCGGGGCGCTCGTCCGCGGCGAGATCTCGGCGCCGCCGATGGCGAAGCTCATGGGCATGACGCTCACCGAGGTGTCGGAGGGGCGAGCGGTGTTCCGGTGCACACCCGACGAGTCGCACTACAACACACTCGGCATCGTGCACGGCGGGCTCGTCTGCACCCTGCTCGACTCAGCCGTCGGCTGCGCCGTGCAGACCACCCTCGCCGCCGGGCTCGGCTACACCTCGATCGAGCTGAAGGTGAGCTACCTGCGCCCGCTCAACCGCGACTCGGGCGAGATTACGTGCGTGGGCACGGTCGTGAAACCGGGGCGCCGGGTGGCGTTCGCGGAGGGTGTGGTGACCGACGCATCCGGTGCCGTCATCGCCACGGCGAGCAGTTCGCTGTTGGTGTTCCCCGTGGAGGCCTGA
- a CDS encoding ribbon-helix-helix domain-containing protein translates to MSAHKISLSLQESDLAFLDGETLEGRYPSRSAVVQDAIRVLRESRLADAYAEAFGEWDDSGDAALWESTAADGLESAGGSGTGAA, encoded by the coding sequence GTGAGCGCACATAAGATCAGCCTGAGCCTCCAGGAGTCCGATCTCGCCTTCCTCGACGGCGAGACGTTGGAGGGGCGCTACCCGAGCCGTTCGGCGGTGGTGCAGGATGCGATCCGCGTGCTCCGGGAGAGCCGGCTCGCCGACGCCTACGCCGAGGCGTTCGGCGAGTGGGACGACTCGGGCGACGCGGCGCTGTGGGAGTCGACCGCCGCCGACGGGTTGGAGAGCGCCGGCGGCTCGGGCACCGGTGCCGCGTGA
- a CDS encoding type II toxin-antitoxin system PemK/MazF family toxin — protein MSSSGRPVPLLRRGQIVIVALDPVVGSEASKTRPAVVVSNNAANQSAARTGRGVVAVVPVTSNTSRVFPFQVLLPASATGLSLDSKAQPEQLRSVSVERVGESVGWVPSELMGEVDDAIRLHLGL, from the coding sequence GTGAGCTCCTCTGGTCGGCCGGTGCCGCTGCTGCGCCGCGGGCAGATCGTGATCGTCGCGCTCGACCCCGTGGTGGGGTCGGAGGCCTCGAAGACCCGCCCCGCGGTCGTCGTGAGCAATAATGCGGCGAACCAGAGCGCGGCACGCACGGGGCGCGGGGTGGTGGCGGTGGTGCCCGTGACGTCGAACACCAGCCGGGTGTTTCCCTTTCAGGTGCTGCTGCCCGCATCCGCCACCGGGCTCTCGCTCGACTCGAAGGCGCAGCCCGAGCAGCTGCGGTCGGTGTCGGTGGAGAGGGTCGGGGAGTCGGTGGGGTGGGTGCCCTCGGAGCTCATGGGCGAGGTCGACGACGCCATCCGGTTGCACCTCGGGCTGTGA
- a CDS encoding PLP-dependent aminotransferase family protein encodes MADARIGTRALMALLGDWRGSSAGPSYLALFDRIRLLVLDGRIPTDTRLPAERDLAGALGVSRTMVSAAYRELRDAGYTTSLRGSGSVTRLPGRAPVTGQEAPGDFIDFAKATSASYPGLFAATQSAMERYAVELGGTGIDPFGSMMLREAVADRYTARGLPTSVDQVMITIGAQHAIFLLARTLMARGDRAVVELPSYPHAYEALRMAGARLVPVAVAAAESGQEPDGLHGWDAAGLSQAFARTSPALAYLMPDFHNPTGESMPAELRTRVLHDAARQGSLVIADETTAEMDIDRPGDYLPFAAYGDRSTADSAILVGSVGKTVWAGLRVGWIRATPAIIRKLAAQRFAGDLGTPVLEQLVVAELLRDFDPVIRLRSEQLRTGRDELERLLALHVPEWKVPRVNGGLAVWANLGAPLSSQLALAARSHGLLITAGPRFGIDGAFERFLRIPIGYGNPELVRGVEALAAAWRTVTTGPVAPSDLIADVV; translated from the coding sequence ATGGCTGACGCACGAATCGGAACCCGCGCCCTGATGGCACTCCTCGGCGACTGGCGGGGCTCCTCGGCCGGGCCGTCGTATCTGGCGCTGTTCGACCGCATCCGTCTGCTGGTGCTCGACGGGCGCATCCCGACCGACACCCGCCTGCCCGCCGAGCGCGATCTGGCCGGGGCGCTCGGGGTGAGTCGCACCATGGTCTCGGCCGCGTACCGCGAGCTGCGCGACGCCGGCTACACGACGAGCCTCCGCGGCTCGGGCAGCGTCACCCGGCTCCCCGGTCGGGCGCCGGTCACCGGCCAGGAGGCGCCGGGCGACTTCATCGACTTCGCCAAGGCCACCTCGGCGAGCTACCCGGGCCTGTTCGCCGCCACCCAGTCGGCCATGGAGCGCTACGCCGTGGAGCTCGGCGGCACCGGCATCGATCCGTTCGGCTCGATGATGCTGCGTGAGGCGGTCGCCGACCGCTACACCGCGCGCGGGCTGCCCACGAGCGTCGACCAGGTGATGATCACTATCGGCGCCCAGCACGCCATCTTCCTGCTGGCTCGCACACTCATGGCGCGCGGCGATCGCGCGGTCGTCGAGCTGCCGAGCTATCCGCACGCCTACGAGGCGCTGCGCATGGCCGGCGCTCGGCTGGTGCCGGTGGCGGTCGCGGCCGCGGAGAGCGGGCAGGAGCCCGACGGGCTGCACGGGTGGGACGCCGCGGGCCTGTCGCAGGCCTTCGCCCGCACGAGCCCGGCCCTCGCGTACCTCATGCCGGACTTCCACAACCCCACCGGCGAGTCGATGCCCGCCGAGCTGCGCACCCGCGTGCTGCACGACGCGGCCCGGCAGGGCTCGCTGGTCATCGCCGACGAGACCACGGCCGAGATGGACATCGACCGGCCGGGCGACTATCTGCCCTTCGCCGCCTACGGCGACCGGTCGACCGCCGACTCCGCCATCCTCGTCGGCTCGGTCGGCAAGACCGTATGGGCGGGGCTGCGGGTGGGGTGGATCAGGGCGACGCCAGCCATCATCCGCAAGCTCGCCGCGCAGCGCTTCGCGGGCGACCTCGGTACTCCGGTGCTCGAGCAGCTCGTGGTGGCCGAGCTGCTCCGCGACTTCGACCCGGTCATCCGCCTGCGCTCGGAGCAGCTGCGTACGGGGCGCGACGAGCTCGAACGCCTGCTCGCGCTGCACGTGCCGGAGTGGAAGGTGCCGCGGGTGAACGGCGGGCTCGCCGTGTGGGCGAACCTCGGTGCGCCGCTCAGCTCGCAGCTCGCGCTCGCCGCGCGCAGCCACGGCCTCCTCATCACGGCCGGGCCGCGCTTCGGCATCGACGGGGCGTTCGAGCGGTTCCTCCGCATCCCGATCGGCTATGGCAACCCCGAGCTCGTGCGCGGTGTCGAGGCGCTCGCCGCCGCCTGGCGCACCGTCACCACGGGGCCGGTCGCGCCGAGCGACCTCATCGCCGACGTGGTCTGA
- a CDS encoding YitT family protein, which produces MNRSLVIRVPRLVVGLVLYGIADALIIRAAIGVSPWTVFAQGLSNVTGLGIGLLTNIVGLCVLALWIPLRQRPGFGTVLNVLLIGPSIELGLWLLPAVSELWQQALLFTAGLLLLAVASGIYIGAKMGPGPRDGLMTGIHSRLGWPIWRGRALVEGSVLVVGWLLGGNVGVGTVLFATLIGPLCGVTLRVFGVTAKREPRPAGRSLRSAGRPGARAAAQPAARSLRSERYAPALPAFAAALASRLVSRTRVSESASTMSATER; this is translated from the coding sequence ATGAACCGCAGCCTCGTCATCCGTGTTCCCCGTCTCGTCGTGGGGCTGGTGCTCTACGGCATCGCGGATGCGCTCATCATCCGTGCCGCCATCGGGGTCTCGCCGTGGACGGTCTTCGCGCAGGGCCTGTCGAACGTCACGGGGCTCGGCATCGGCCTCCTCACGAACATCGTGGGGCTGTGCGTGCTGGCGCTGTGGATCCCGCTGCGGCAGCGCCCGGGCTTCGGCACCGTGCTCAACGTGCTGCTCATCGGCCCCTCCATCGAGCTCGGTCTCTGGCTGCTGCCCGCTGTGAGCGAACTGTGGCAGCAGGCGCTGCTCTTCACGGCGGGCCTGCTGCTGCTCGCGGTGGCCAGCGGCATCTACATCGGGGCGAAGATGGGGCCGGGCCCGCGCGACGGTCTCATGACGGGCATCCACTCCCGCCTCGGCTGGCCGATCTGGCGCGGCCGGGCGCTCGTCGAGGGCTCGGTGCTCGTCGTGGGGTGGTTGCTCGGCGGCAACGTGGGCGTGGGAACCGTGCTGTTCGCGACGCTCATCGGGCCGCTGTGCGGGGTGACGCTGCGGGTGTTCGGGGTGACGGCGAAGCGCGAGCCGCGGCCGGCCGGCCGCTCCCTGCGCTCCGCGGGTAGGCCCGGGGCGCGCGCCGCCGCGCAGCCCGCTGCCCGCTCCCTGCGCTCCGAGCGCTACGCCCCGGCCTTGCCCGCCTTCGCCGCGGCCTTGGCCTCGCGCTTGGTCTCCCGCACCCGGGTGAGCGAGTCGGCGTCGACGATGTCGGCGACCGAGCGGTAG
- a CDS encoding HhH-GPD-type base excision DNA repair protein: protein MTAKLHITGNAAADDLLSTDPLALLIGMLLDQQIAMETAFEGPKKIADRIEGAFDAENLAAYDPDALVEVFKQTPAVHRYPGSMAARVQALCADLVQNWGGDASALWTEGDPDGKALLKRLESLPGYGAQKSRIFVALLGKQYGVEPEGWRAAAGPYGEEGSYRSVADIVDADSLTRVRETKREAKAAAKAGKAGA, encoded by the coding sequence ATGACCGCGAAGCTCCACATCACCGGAAACGCCGCCGCCGACGACCTGCTGTCGACCGACCCGCTGGCTCTGCTCATCGGCATGCTGCTCGACCAGCAGATCGCCATGGAGACGGCCTTCGAGGGTCCGAAGAAGATCGCCGACCGCATCGAGGGCGCGTTCGACGCCGAGAACCTCGCCGCCTACGATCCGGATGCGCTGGTCGAGGTGTTCAAGCAGACTCCCGCCGTGCACCGCTACCCCGGTTCGATGGCCGCCCGGGTGCAGGCCCTGTGCGCCGACCTCGTCCAGAACTGGGGCGGCGACGCCTCGGCGCTGTGGACGGAGGGCGACCCCGACGGCAAGGCCCTGCTCAAGCGGCTCGAGAGCCTGCCCGGCTACGGCGCCCAGAAGTCGCGCATCTTCGTGGCGCTGCTCGGCAAGCAGTACGGGGTGGAACCCGAGGGCTGGCGTGCCGCGGCGGGCCCTTACGGCGAGGAGGGCTCCTACCGCTCGGTCGCCGACATCGTCGACGCCGACTCGCTCACCCGGGTGCGGGAGACCAAGCGCGAGGCCAAGGCCGCGGCGAAGGCGGGCAAGGCCGGGGCGTAG
- a CDS encoding hydrolase: protein MTVWTCATCAIEHPDTAEPPAVCAICADERQWVPEGGQRWTTRDELAAEGYRITVSELEPGLHAVETDHRLGIGQRGLLVRTDAGNLLWEPPGFIDDAGREAVAALGGVAAVASSHPHLTGSSIQWAHAFGAPATVWVAAADAHWVRRPDPAIRLWSDDFEPVPGVRLVRCGGHFPGSAVAHWAAGAHGRGVLLTGDTVTIGADRASVGIMRSYPNFIPMPARVTRRVRDTLLQLEFDRLYSLFHSIPTDARGIVDRSLTRAALWAEDDPATTMDT from the coding sequence ATGACCGTCTGGACGTGTGCGACCTGCGCCATCGAGCATCCCGACACCGCGGAGCCGCCCGCCGTCTGCGCGATCTGCGCCGACGAGCGGCAGTGGGTGCCGGAGGGCGGGCAGCGCTGGACGACCCGCGACGAGCTCGCCGCCGAGGGCTACCGCATCACCGTGTCCGAGCTCGAGCCGGGTCTGCACGCCGTGGAGACCGACCACCGGCTCGGCATCGGCCAGCGCGGCCTGCTCGTGCGCACCGACGCCGGCAACCTGCTCTGGGAACCGCCCGGCTTCATCGACGACGCGGGCCGCGAGGCCGTGGCAGCCCTCGGGGGAGTCGCGGCGGTGGCGTCGAGCCACCCGCACCTCACGGGCTCGTCGATCCAGTGGGCGCACGCCTTCGGCGCCCCCGCGACGGTGTGGGTCGCGGCGGCCGACGCGCACTGGGTGCGCCGACCCGACCCGGCCATCCGTCTCTGGAGCGACGACTTCGAGCCCGTCCCCGGCGTGCGGCTCGTGCGCTGCGGCGGGCACTTCCCCGGCAGCGCGGTCGCGCACTGGGCGGCAGGGGCGCACGGGCGCGGGGTTCTCCTCACCGGCGACACCGTCACCATCGGCGCCGATCGCGCCTCGGTGGGCATCATGCGCAGCTACCCGAACTTCATCCCGATGCCCGCCCGCGTCACCCGCCGCGTGCGCGACACCCTGCTGCAGCTCGAGTTCGACCGCCTCTACAGCCTGTTCCACAGCATCCCCACGGATGCGCGGGGCATCGTCGACCGCAGCCTCACCCGGGCGGCGCTCTGGGCCGAAGACGATCCCGCCACCACAATGGACACATGA
- a CDS encoding TetR/AcrR family transcriptional regulator, translating to MDDLTASPTTSRLDPRQVRSRALILDAATEHFLRHGYLGGNIDVLAAEAGVAKRTVYNLFDSKDELFRAAVGRAIATAESFVAEHVEVVAQGESGASFAEAFDAFAVAHARAVLTPRVLATRRMLIGESGRFPELAAEYFERVPGRVIAAIAGMLGRLDDEGRLRVPDPQLAAEHFAYLVLGATLDRALFDPAVLEPTALDRDLIDAKARAGARAFRSVYAPR from the coding sequence GTGGACGATCTCACCGCAAGCCCCACGACCTCCCGCCTCGACCCGAGGCAGGTGCGCTCGCGCGCCCTCATCCTCGACGCCGCGACCGAGCACTTCCTCCGTCACGGGTACCTGGGCGGCAACATCGACGTGCTTGCCGCCGAGGCCGGGGTGGCCAAGCGTACCGTCTACAACCTCTTCGACAGCAAGGACGAGCTCTTCCGCGCCGCGGTCGGCCGTGCCATCGCGACGGCGGAGTCGTTCGTCGCCGAGCACGTGGAGGTGGTCGCGCAGGGCGAGTCGGGAGCGAGCTTCGCCGAGGCCTTCGACGCCTTCGCCGTCGCTCACGCCCGGGCGGTGCTGACGCCCCGGGTGCTCGCCACCCGGCGCATGCTGATCGGCGAGTCCGGGCGATTCCCCGAGCTGGCCGCCGAGTACTTCGAGCGCGTGCCCGGCCGCGTCATCGCGGCGATCGCCGGCATGCTCGGCCGTCTCGACGACGAGGGGCGCCTGCGCGTTCCCGACCCGCAGCTCGCCGCCGAGCACTTCGCCTACCTGGTGCTCGGCGCCACCCTCGACCGCGCGCTCTTCGACCCCGCCGTACTCGAGCCAACAGCCCTCGACCGCGATCTCATCGACGCGAAGGCCCGTGCCGGCGCCCGGGCCTTCCGCTCGGTCTACGCGCCGCGATAG
- a CDS encoding DUF998 domain-containing protein: MSAAPADPATPATPASPASPELDKAAAVTRSMLGWGVVAGPFYLVFGLILALTRPGFDLGRDALSLLMLGESGWLQTLNLALAGVMTLVAAIGLARTPAWSRVAAVLVGVYGACLVLSAVFPPDATASFPPGAGGGGSFSISGLLHLAFGGLGFVALGVAAIVAGSWCARTVSRSAGVLSRVAGVVVIVAFAAGGALSNGPAGVALLWLAVVVAWAWLALTSVAAYRAVPHPLLSRR, encoded by the coding sequence ATGAGCGCAGCCCCCGCCGACCCCGCCACCCCCGCCACCCCCGCCTCCCCCGCCTCCCCCGAGCTCGACAAAGCGGCCGCCGTCACCCGGTCGATGCTCGGCTGGGGCGTGGTGGCCGGGCCGTTCTACCTGGTGTTCGGCCTCATCCTGGCCCTCACCCGCCCCGGTTTCGACCTCGGCCGCGACGCCCTCAGCCTGCTCATGCTCGGCGAAAGCGGGTGGCTGCAGACGCTCAACCTCGCGCTCGCGGGGGTGATGACGCTGGTGGCGGCGATCGGCCTGGCCCGCACGCCCGCCTGGTCGCGGGTGGCCGCCGTGCTGGTGGGTGTGTACGGTGCGTGCCTGGTGCTGAGCGCCGTCTTCCCTCCCGACGCGACAGCGTCGTTCCCGCCCGGCGCCGGCGGGGGCGGGTCGTTCTCGATCTCGGGGCTCCTGCACCTCGCCTTCGGCGGGCTCGGGTTCGTCGCCCTCGGAGTCGCGGCGATCGTCGCGGGGTCGTGGTGCGCGCGCACGGTATCGCGGTCGGCCGGGGTGCTGTCCCGCGTCGCGGGGGTCGTCGTCATCGTGGCGTTCGCCGCCGGGGGCGCCCTGTCGAACGGGCCGGCCGGGGTCGCCCTGCTGTGGCTCGCGGTGGTGGTCGCCTGGGCCTGGTTGGCCCTGACGAGCGTTGCGGCCTATCGCGCCGTGCCGCATCCGCTGCTCTCCCGGCGCTGA
- a CDS encoding NAD-dependent epimerase/dehydratase family protein, whose protein sequence is MRVVIVGASGNLGTALLRRLGAETGVEAVGVSRRVPDRSAAPYDVTADWHGVDIGAPGAVARLTAVFDGADAVVHLGWALQPNHDEVAMARTNVVGTRAVLEAVAAAGVPQVVVASSVGAYSFGPKSRRVDERWPTGGIQTSHYGRHKAINEREMDAFEGAHPPVVVTRMRPGLVFQPDAAREIARLFAGPFVPVPLLGLLRRLPVLPLPTSLVSQAVHADDVADAFWRAIDRRAGGAFNVAAEPVLGPEQVAAGLGVPRTVPFRRQVLRGIVDLSWRLRVQATDPGWIDIATSVPLMSTERARSELGWAPAVSSTEALRAIVEAFAANRGVGASPSLHG, encoded by the coding sequence ATGAGGGTCGTGATCGTCGGGGCATCCGGCAACCTGGGAACGGCGCTGCTGAGGCGTCTCGGCGCCGAGACCGGGGTCGAGGCGGTGGGGGTGTCGCGGAGGGTGCCCGATCGCTCGGCAGCTCCCTACGACGTGACGGCCGACTGGCACGGCGTCGACATCGGGGCGCCGGGGGCGGTCGCCCGGCTCACAGCCGTCTTCGACGGAGCGGATGCGGTGGTGCACCTCGGGTGGGCGCTGCAGCCGAACCACGACGAGGTCGCGATGGCGCGCACCAACGTGGTGGGTACGCGCGCGGTACTCGAAGCCGTCGCGGCCGCGGGGGTTCCGCAGGTGGTGGTGGCGTCGTCGGTCGGCGCCTACAGCTTCGGGCCGAAGTCGCGGCGCGTCGACGAGCGGTGGCCGACGGGCGGCATCCAGACCTCGCACTACGGCAGGCACAAGGCGATCAACGAACGGGAGATGGATGCGTTCGAGGGCGCGCATCCGCCGGTCGTGGTGACGCGCATGCGCCCTGGACTGGTCTTCCAGCCCGACGCGGCCCGCGAGATCGCGCGGCTGTTCGCCGGGCCGTTCGTGCCGGTTCCGCTGCTCGGGTTGCTGCGGCGGCTGCCCGTGTTGCCGCTGCCGACCTCGCTGGTCTCGCAGGCGGTGCACGCCGACGACGTGGCCGACGCCTTCTGGCGGGCGATCGACCGCCGGGCCGGGGGCGCGTTCAACGTCGCCGCCGAGCCCGTGCTCGGGCCGGAGCAGGTCGCCGCGGGGCTCGGGGTGCCGCGCACGGTGCCGTTCCGGCGGCAGGTGCTGCGCGGCATCGTCGACCTCAGCTGGCGGCTGCGGGTGCAGGCCACCGACCCGGGCTGGATCGACATCGCCACCTCGGTACCGCTCATGTCGACCGAGCGGGCCCGCTCCGAGCTGGGGTGGGCGCCGGCGGTGTCGTCGACCGAGGCGCTGCGGGCTATCGTCGAGGCGTTCGCGGCGAATCGGGGCGTGGGGGCCTCGCCCTCGCTGCACGGGTGA
- a CDS encoding CPBP family intramembrane glutamic endopeptidase codes for MRGGVGRAVGGGAGRGVGFARAMAEARRPTGIVLGSIVAVGVTVAIFQLGPVLRVVLPAEVLEQGGIVALAPAFLVAWLLLWAWLRFKEQRPFASIGFREPSRAGWRVARGAGIALAQMGVYLAIGVATSTLVFAATPDGSLLHTSALGWAAIALLAFAVQSGAEEIVARGYLVQVWYPRTGVLGAVIVSALYFTVAHSLSDEFSILPLLDMTLYSVLAVFWVLTERGLWGLIAYHATWNWAQGSLFGVSVSGTDVPNSLFVVNPTPGASTVLSGGDYGAEGSLVDIVVLLVLTAIAATLFFRTRRARRTTDAHPTTHTETTARP; via the coding sequence ATGCGCGGTGGGGTGGGGCGGGCAGTCGGCGGAGGCGCCGGCCGAGGCGTCGGGTTCGCGCGGGCGATGGCGGAGGCGCGGAGGCCGACGGGGATCGTGCTGGGCTCGATCGTCGCCGTCGGGGTGACGGTCGCCATCTTCCAGCTCGGGCCGGTGCTCCGGGTCGTGTTGCCGGCGGAGGTGCTGGAGCAGGGCGGGATCGTCGCGCTGGCGCCGGCGTTCCTCGTGGCGTGGCTGCTGCTGTGGGCGTGGCTGCGGTTCAAGGAGCAGCGACCGTTCGCGAGCATCGGCTTTCGCGAGCCCTCCCGCGCGGGGTGGCGCGTCGCCCGCGGCGCCGGCATCGCCCTGGCGCAGATGGGCGTCTACCTCGCCATCGGCGTCGCGACCAGCACCCTCGTCTTCGCCGCGACACCCGACGGGTCCCTCCTCCACACCTCGGCCCTCGGCTGGGCGGCCATCGCCCTCCTCGCCTTCGCCGTGCAGAGCGGTGCCGAGGAGATCGTCGCCCGCGGCTACCTCGTGCAGGTCTGGTACCCGCGCACGGGCGTACTCGGCGCGGTGATCGTCTCGGCCCTCTACTTCACCGTGGCGCACTCCCTCTCCGACGAGTTCAGCATCCTTCCGCTCCTCGACATGACCCTCTACTCGGTGCTCGCCGTGTTCTGGGTGCTCACCGAGCGCGGCCTCTGGGGCCTCATCGCCTACCACGCCACCTGGAACTGGGCCCAGGGCAGCCTCTTCGGCGTCTCGGTCTCGGGCACCGACGTGCCGAACTCGCTCTTCGTCGTCAACCCGACGCCGGGCGCCTCGACCGTGCTGAGCGGCGGCGACTACGGCGCCGAGGGCAGCCTCGTCGACATCGTGGTGCTGCTCGTGCTCACGGCGATCGCCGCGACGCTCTTCTTCCGCACCAGACGCGCCCGGAGAACGACGGATGCGCACCCCACCACCCACACCGAGACGACGGCGAGGCCATGA